A single Anas acuta chromosome 27, bAnaAcu1.1, whole genome shotgun sequence DNA region contains:
- the LOC137845230 gene encoding glycerol-3-phosphate acyltransferase 2, mitochondrial-like isoform X7, with product MEPGLQSTAGLSPSVSQLTSTGRAGHVSKGLFLLEHGDHPRMKTWVCDSEQKVEIFIPFLGKYRPLTGRCCQTCTPRSWDGFYHAQLSSLGFRNATQVTEEDTRYRGWLVRRLCGFLAVWDWKVPADTPRDLPERVCCSRRVRDIAARQARGSGGNSESRQGWKEKVLEILAGIQAPLSLPVLRLCGWVLLRLLSRLFLSVQLHRGQLEMVLRAATTPDVPLVFLSTHKSQLDGLLLSFLFFSNGLGVPRVTVGSLNCSPGLRALLRCLGGVFLPVEMEQASSGQDRGLPAAVLASLPHVPAVPPAPPASPPLLQYVEEVLRSRQPLLIFLEEPCAPRCLSATAQEWLAPVLRAVRDGAVPDVLVVPVGIAYDLAPDSLQGSGAHSARPLSLSTCLWAACRALHRRLGCARVDFAQPFSLQEFVTNTLSRQGSAGKPPEELLLPTLLGTHSSQPCSERAEPEGPAPGTAPGWEAEAKLLVTRLGLHALSDSTACSAVTAVGIVSTLLLHKHRQGVRLSRLMSDFAWLLEETLVRQHDVGFSGQLRALVLHSLALLRARLTLYHLAPLGDVLVVPKVSVEACWELGQHSAALLPVFASEAVGACAIRALLLEMLPFLGAASCPASITLSQDELLHKTLLLLQLLPPGLLGLQPCQPLDHQSQDILDKLILCGLLEAEESENEHWLCDPAPRRYSKGQPWTEVDFTDSDSDSEDVCNRCFKVRGGLPPSMPLQGAEAPQTRFTSGSPQLREPEGSPGLLLFLCRLLSPVLQTYTRAAAFLEQPSWPQPEAACVGALQQFLAEEDGLERPTQSLALSTLRTFKEMGVLEEAPSPAGPLLHLTEPFRCSEGRGKLRAFIQQFVQP from the exons ATGGAGCCTGGGCTGCAAAGCACTGCGGGTCTCAGCCCGAGTGTCTCTCAG CTGACCTCCACGGGCCGTGCCGGACACGTCTCCAAGGGCTTGTTCCTGCTGGAGCACGGTGatcaccccagg aTGAAGACCTGGGTCTGTGATTCAGAACAGAAAGTGGAGATTTTCATCCCTTTTCTGGGCAAATACCGGCCGCTCACGGGGCGCTGCTGCCAGACCTgcacccccaggagctgg GATGGCTTCTACCACGCGCAGCTCTCCTCCCTCGGCTTCCGCAACGCCACCCAGGTGACGGAGGAGGACACCAG GTACCGGGGCTGGCTGGTTCGACGCCTCTGCGGCTTCCTGGCTGTCTGGGACTGGAAGGTGCCCGCCGACACCCCCAGGGACCTCCCGGAGAGAGTCTGCTGCAGCCGCAG GGTACGGGACATCGCTGCCAGGCAGGCCCGTGGCTCGGGGGGGAACAGCGAGTCCCGCCAGGGGTGGAAGGAGAAAGTCCTAGAGATCCTGGCTGGGATCCAGGCCCCGCTCTCCCTCCCTGTGCTCAG GTTGTGCGGCTGGGTCCTGCTGCGGCTCCTGAGCCGCCTCTTCCTCAGCGTGCAGCTCCACCGAGGGCAGCTGGAGATGGTGCTGAGGGCTGCCACCACG CCCGACGTGCCGCTGGTCTTCCTCTCCACGCACAAATCCCAGCTGGatgggctgctgctctccttcctcttcttctccaaCGGCCTGGGGGTGCCCAGGGTGACAGTGGGCAGCTTGAACTGCAGCCCTGGCCTCCG GGCCTTGCTTCGCTGCCTGGGAGGGGTTTTCCTGCCGGTGGAGATGGAGCAGGCATCGAGTGGGCAGGACAGagggctcccagctgctgtgcttgcCTCG CTCCCGCACGTCCCTGCGGTGCCAccggcacccccagcctccccccctCTGCTCCAGTACGTCGAGGAGGTGCTGAGGAGCCGCCAGCCTCTGCTGATCTTCCTGGAGGAGCCCTGCGCCCCGCGGTGCCTTTCAGCTACTGCCCAGGAGTGGCTGGCCCCGGTGCTCCGAGCCGTGCGGGACGGCGCCGTCCCCGATGTCCTCGTGGTCCCCGTGGGCATCGCCTACGACCTGGCCCCCGACAGCCTCCAGGGCAGCGGAGCG CACAGCGCTCGGCCCCTCAGCCTCAGCACCTGCCTCTGGGCCGCGTGCCGAGCCCTGCACCGACGCCTCGGCTGTGCCCGCGTGGACTTCGCCCAGCCCTTCTCCCTGCAG GAGTTTGTGACAAACACCCTCAGCAGACAGGGCAGCGCGGGGAAGCCGccggaggagctgctgctgcccaccctccTCGGCACGCA ctccagccagccGTGCAGTGAGAGGGCAGAGCCTGAGGGTCCGGCCCCTGGAACGGCTCCCGGCTGGGAGGCAGAAGCCAAACTGCTGGTGACCAGGCTGGGCCTGCACGCCCTGAGCG ACAGCACCGCCTGCTCCGCCGTCACAGCCGTGGGCATCGTGTccacgctgctgctgcacaaGCACCGCCAG GGTGTCCGGCTCTCCCGGCTCATGTCAGACTTCGCGTGGCTCCTGGAGGAGACGCTGGTGCGCCAGCACGACGTGGGCTTCTCGGGGCAGCTCCGCGCCCTGGTGCTGCACAgcctggccctgctcagagctCGCCTCACCCTCTACCACCTCGCACCCCTTGGTGACGTCCTGGTGGTCCCCAAGGTCTCGGTGGAGgcgtgctgggagctgggccaGCACAGCGCAGCCCTGCTGCCCGTCTTCGCCAGCGAGGCGGTGGGAG CCTGCGCCATCCgcgccctgctgctggagatgctgcCCTTCCTGGGGgcggcctcctgccccgccagCATCACGCTGAGCCAGGACGAGCTGCTCCACAagaccctgctgctgctccagctgctgccccccggCCTGCTGGGGCTCCAG ccctgccagcccctcgACCACCAGAGCCAGGACATCTTGGACAAGCTCATCCTGTGcgggctgctggaggctgaggaG TCGGAGAATGAGCACTGGCTGTGCGACCCGGCCCCACGGCGCTACAGCAAGGGGCAGCCCTGGACCGAGGTGGATTTCACCGACAGTGACAGTGACAGCGAGGACGTCTGCAACCGCTGCTTCAAGGTGCGTGGGGGGCTCCCCCCGTCCATGcccctgcagggtgctgaggcTCCACAAACTCGTTTCACTTCGGGCTCTCCCCAGCTCCGAGAGCCCGAAGGCTCGCCCggcctcctcctcttcctctgccgCCTCCTGAGCCCCGTTCTGCAGACCTACACGCGAGCAGCAGCGTTCCTGGAGCAGCCCAGCTGGCCCCAGCCTG AGGCAGCCTGTGTGGGGGCACTGCAGCAGTTCCTAGCAGAGGAGGATGGTTTGG AGCGACCCACCCAGAGCCTGGCGCTGAGCACGCTGCGGACCTTCAAGGAGATGGGG GTGCTGGAGGAGGCGCCAAGCCCTGCGGGGCCCCTTCTGCACCTCACCGAGCCCTTCCGCTGCTCCGAGGGCCGGGGGAAGCTGCGAGCCTTCATCCAGCAGTTCGTGCAGCCGTAG
- the LOC137845230 gene encoding glycerol-3-phosphate acyltransferase 2, mitochondrial-like isoform X6, with protein sequence MPFYLSSLVIFPYFFFFSPLIPQHPHSRPARRSPRGLPALRRSATGGTKGETGGTRRDGDRDLGGRGREQGHGHHPGDRDPGGARSGRAHPGAERGGRAGPGRAVLCGTGHRAASPFSTETERAPPRHRSLKPEGEVSLLISSGRTTHFPTKEPVPSLPMPEVGRGAQHLLLALRGSHAAVVPLSPTLVMRGEVSWLLSWGRGASTAFLHTLTLTDSLLPLPPQLTSTGRAGHVSKGLFLLEHGDHPRMKTWVCDSEQKVEIFIPFLGKYRPLTGRCCQTCTPRSWDGFYHAQLSSLGFRNATQVTEEDTRYRGWLVRRLCGFLAVWDWKVPADTPRDLPERVCCSRRLCGWVLLRLLSRLFLSVQLHRGQLEMVLRAATTPDVPLVFLSTHKSQLDGLLLSFLFFSNGLGVPRVTVGSLNCSPGLRALLRCLGGVFLPVEMEQASSGQDRGLPAAVLASLPHVPAVPPAPPASPPLLQYVEEVLRSRQPLLIFLEEPCAPRCLSATAQEWLAPVLRAVRDGAVPDVLVVPVGIAYDLAPDSLQGSGAHSARPLSLSTCLWAACRALHRRLGCARVDFAQPFSLQEFVTNTLSRQGSAGKPPEELLLPTLLGTHSSQPCSERAEPEGPAPGTAPGWEAEAKLLVTRLGLHALSDSTACSAVTAVGIVSTLLLHKHRQGVRLSRLMSDFAWLLEETLVRQHDVGFSGQLRALVLHSLALLRARLTLYHLAPLGDVLVVPKVSVEACWELGQHSAALLPVFASEAVGACAIRALLLEMLPFLGAASCPASITLSQDELLHKTLLLLQLLPPGLLGLQPCQPLDHQSQDILDKLILCGLLEAEESENEHWLCDPAPRRYSKGQPWTEVDFTDSDSDSEDVCNRCFKVRGGLPPSMPLQGAEAPQTRFTSGSPQLREPEGSPGLLLFLCRLLSPVLQTYTRAAAFLEQPSWPQPEAACVGALQQFLAEEDGLERPTQSLALSTLRTFKEMGVLEEAPSPAGPLLHLTEPFRCSEGRGKLRAFIQQFVQP encoded by the exons atgcctttttatttgtCCTCACTTGttattttcccttattttttctttttttcccccttaatccctcagcaccctcactCAAGGCCTGcccgccgcagcccccgcgGGCTCCCAGCCTTGCGGAGGTCGGCGACGGGGGGCACAAAAGGGGAGACAGGGGGGACAAGGAGGGACGGGGACCGGGATTTGGGGGGTCGGGGGAGGGAACAGGGCCATGGCCACCACCCCGGGGACCGAGACCCAGGAGGGGCCCGCTCAGGCCGTGCCCACCcgggggcggagcggggcggccgggccgggccgggccgggcggtg ctgtGTGGCACAGGACACAGGGCAGCATCCCCCTTCAGCACCGAGACTGAGCGTGCCCCCCCACGCCATCGCAGCCTGAAGCCAG AGGGAGAAGTGTCCCTGCTGATCAGCAGTGG tagAACAACTCATTTCCCCACCAAGGAGCCGGTCCCTTCCCTTCCAATGCCTGAAGTGGGGAGAGGGGCTCAGCACCTCCTTCTGGCACTCCGTGGGTCCCATGCTGCCGTTGTCCCATTGTCCCCCACCCTGGTTATGAGGGGAGAGGTCTCCTGGTTGCTGTCGTGGGGGCGAGGGGCCTCCACAGCCTTCCTGCACACCCTGACTCTCACTGATTCTCTCCTGCCCTTGCCTCCTCAGCTGACCTCCACGGGCCGTGCCGGACACGTCTCCAAGGGCTTGTTCCTGCTGGAGCACGGTGatcaccccagg aTGAAGACCTGGGTCTGTGATTCAGAACAGAAAGTGGAGATTTTCATCCCTTTTCTGGGCAAATACCGGCCGCTCACGGGGCGCTGCTGCCAGACCTgcacccccaggagctgg GATGGCTTCTACCACGCGCAGCTCTCCTCCCTCGGCTTCCGCAACGCCACCCAGGTGACGGAGGAGGACACCAG GTACCGGGGCTGGCTGGTTCGACGCCTCTGCGGCTTCCTGGCTGTCTGGGACTGGAAGGTGCCCGCCGACACCCCCAGGGACCTCCCGGAGAGAGTCTGCTGCAGCCGCAG GTTGTGCGGCTGGGTCCTGCTGCGGCTCCTGAGCCGCCTCTTCCTCAGCGTGCAGCTCCACCGAGGGCAGCTGGAGATGGTGCTGAGGGCTGCCACCACG CCCGACGTGCCGCTGGTCTTCCTCTCCACGCACAAATCCCAGCTGGatgggctgctgctctccttcctcttcttctccaaCGGCCTGGGGGTGCCCAGGGTGACAGTGGGCAGCTTGAACTGCAGCCCTGGCCTCCG GGCCTTGCTTCGCTGCCTGGGAGGGGTTTTCCTGCCGGTGGAGATGGAGCAGGCATCGAGTGGGCAGGACAGagggctcccagctgctgtgcttgcCTCG CTCCCGCACGTCCCTGCGGTGCCAccggcacccccagcctccccccctCTGCTCCAGTACGTCGAGGAGGTGCTGAGGAGCCGCCAGCCTCTGCTGATCTTCCTGGAGGAGCCCTGCGCCCCGCGGTGCCTTTCAGCTACTGCCCAGGAGTGGCTGGCCCCGGTGCTCCGAGCCGTGCGGGACGGCGCCGTCCCCGATGTCCTCGTGGTCCCCGTGGGCATCGCCTACGACCTGGCCCCCGACAGCCTCCAGGGCAGCGGAGCG CACAGCGCTCGGCCCCTCAGCCTCAGCACCTGCCTCTGGGCCGCGTGCCGAGCCCTGCACCGACGCCTCGGCTGTGCCCGCGTGGACTTCGCCCAGCCCTTCTCCCTGCAG GAGTTTGTGACAAACACCCTCAGCAGACAGGGCAGCGCGGGGAAGCCGccggaggagctgctgctgcccaccctccTCGGCACGCA ctccagccagccGTGCAGTGAGAGGGCAGAGCCTGAGGGTCCGGCCCCTGGAACGGCTCCCGGCTGGGAGGCAGAAGCCAAACTGCTGGTGACCAGGCTGGGCCTGCACGCCCTGAGCG ACAGCACCGCCTGCTCCGCCGTCACAGCCGTGGGCATCGTGTccacgctgctgctgcacaaGCACCGCCAG GGTGTCCGGCTCTCCCGGCTCATGTCAGACTTCGCGTGGCTCCTGGAGGAGACGCTGGTGCGCCAGCACGACGTGGGCTTCTCGGGGCAGCTCCGCGCCCTGGTGCTGCACAgcctggccctgctcagagctCGCCTCACCCTCTACCACCTCGCACCCCTTGGTGACGTCCTGGTGGTCCCCAAGGTCTCGGTGGAGgcgtgctgggagctgggccaGCACAGCGCAGCCCTGCTGCCCGTCTTCGCCAGCGAGGCGGTGGGAG CCTGCGCCATCCgcgccctgctgctggagatgctgcCCTTCCTGGGGgcggcctcctgccccgccagCATCACGCTGAGCCAGGACGAGCTGCTCCACAagaccctgctgctgctccagctgctgccccccggCCTGCTGGGGCTCCAG ccctgccagcccctcgACCACCAGAGCCAGGACATCTTGGACAAGCTCATCCTGTGcgggctgctggaggctgaggaG TCGGAGAATGAGCACTGGCTGTGCGACCCGGCCCCACGGCGCTACAGCAAGGGGCAGCCCTGGACCGAGGTGGATTTCACCGACAGTGACAGTGACAGCGAGGACGTCTGCAACCGCTGCTTCAAGGTGCGTGGGGGGCTCCCCCCGTCCATGcccctgcagggtgctgaggcTCCACAAACTCGTTTCACTTCGGGCTCTCCCCAGCTCCGAGAGCCCGAAGGCTCGCCCggcctcctcctcttcctctgccgCCTCCTGAGCCCCGTTCTGCAGACCTACACGCGAGCAGCAGCGTTCCTGGAGCAGCCCAGCTGGCCCCAGCCTG AGGCAGCCTGTGTGGGGGCACTGCAGCAGTTCCTAGCAGAGGAGGATGGTTTGG AGCGACCCACCCAGAGCCTGGCGCTGAGCACGCTGCGGACCTTCAAGGAGATGGGG GTGCTGGAGGAGGCGCCAAGCCCTGCGGGGCCCCTTCTGCACCTCACCGAGCCCTTCCGCTGCTCCGAGGGCCGGGGGAAGCTGCGAGCCTTCATCCAGCAGTTCGTGCAGCCGTAG
- the LOC137845230 gene encoding glycerol-3-phosphate acyltransferase 2, mitochondrial-like isoform X8: MKTWVCDSEQKVEIFIPFLGKYRPLTGRCCQTCTPRSWDGFYHAQLSSLGFRNATQVTEEDTRYRGWLVRRLCGFLAVWDWKVPADTPRDLPERVCCSRRVRDIAARQARGSGGNSESRQGWKEKVLEILAGIQAPLSLPVLRLCGWVLLRLLSRLFLSVQLHRGQLEMVLRAATTPDVPLVFLSTHKSQLDGLLLSFLFFSNGLGVPRVTVGSLNCSPGLRALLRCLGGVFLPVEMEQASSGQDRGLPAAVLASLPHVPAVPPAPPASPPLLQYVEEVLRSRQPLLIFLEEPCAPRCLSATAQEWLAPVLRAVRDGAVPDVLVVPVGIAYDLAPDSLQGSGAHSARPLSLSTCLWAACRALHRRLGCARVDFAQPFSLQEFVTNTLSRQGSAGKPPEELLLPTLLGTHSSQPCSERAEPEGPAPGTAPGWEAEAKLLVTRLGLHALSDSTACSAVTAVGIVSTLLLHKHRQGVRLSRLMSDFAWLLEETLVRQHDVGFSGQLRALVLHSLALLRARLTLYHLAPLGDVLVVPKVSVEACWELGQHSAALLPVFASEAVGACAIRALLLEMLPFLGAASCPASITLSQDELLHKTLLLLQLLPPGLLGLQPCQPLDHQSQDILDKLILCGLLEAEESENEHWLCDPAPRRYSKGQPWTEVDFTDSDSDSEDVCNRCFKVRGGLPPSMPLQGAEAPQTRFTSGSPQLREPEGSPGLLLFLCRLLSPVLQTYTRAAAFLEQPSWPQPEAACVGALQQFLAEEDGLERPTQSLALSTLRTFKEMGVLEEAPSPAGPLLHLTEPFRCSEGRGKLRAFIQQFVQP; this comes from the exons aTGAAGACCTGGGTCTGTGATTCAGAACAGAAAGTGGAGATTTTCATCCCTTTTCTGGGCAAATACCGGCCGCTCACGGGGCGCTGCTGCCAGACCTgcacccccaggagctgg GATGGCTTCTACCACGCGCAGCTCTCCTCCCTCGGCTTCCGCAACGCCACCCAGGTGACGGAGGAGGACACCAG GTACCGGGGCTGGCTGGTTCGACGCCTCTGCGGCTTCCTGGCTGTCTGGGACTGGAAGGTGCCCGCCGACACCCCCAGGGACCTCCCGGAGAGAGTCTGCTGCAGCCGCAG GGTACGGGACATCGCTGCCAGGCAGGCCCGTGGCTCGGGGGGGAACAGCGAGTCCCGCCAGGGGTGGAAGGAGAAAGTCCTAGAGATCCTGGCTGGGATCCAGGCCCCGCTCTCCCTCCCTGTGCTCAG GTTGTGCGGCTGGGTCCTGCTGCGGCTCCTGAGCCGCCTCTTCCTCAGCGTGCAGCTCCACCGAGGGCAGCTGGAGATGGTGCTGAGGGCTGCCACCACG CCCGACGTGCCGCTGGTCTTCCTCTCCACGCACAAATCCCAGCTGGatgggctgctgctctccttcctcttcttctccaaCGGCCTGGGGGTGCCCAGGGTGACAGTGGGCAGCTTGAACTGCAGCCCTGGCCTCCG GGCCTTGCTTCGCTGCCTGGGAGGGGTTTTCCTGCCGGTGGAGATGGAGCAGGCATCGAGTGGGCAGGACAGagggctcccagctgctgtgcttgcCTCG CTCCCGCACGTCCCTGCGGTGCCAccggcacccccagcctccccccctCTGCTCCAGTACGTCGAGGAGGTGCTGAGGAGCCGCCAGCCTCTGCTGATCTTCCTGGAGGAGCCCTGCGCCCCGCGGTGCCTTTCAGCTACTGCCCAGGAGTGGCTGGCCCCGGTGCTCCGAGCCGTGCGGGACGGCGCCGTCCCCGATGTCCTCGTGGTCCCCGTGGGCATCGCCTACGACCTGGCCCCCGACAGCCTCCAGGGCAGCGGAGCG CACAGCGCTCGGCCCCTCAGCCTCAGCACCTGCCTCTGGGCCGCGTGCCGAGCCCTGCACCGACGCCTCGGCTGTGCCCGCGTGGACTTCGCCCAGCCCTTCTCCCTGCAG GAGTTTGTGACAAACACCCTCAGCAGACAGGGCAGCGCGGGGAAGCCGccggaggagctgctgctgcccaccctccTCGGCACGCA ctccagccagccGTGCAGTGAGAGGGCAGAGCCTGAGGGTCCGGCCCCTGGAACGGCTCCCGGCTGGGAGGCAGAAGCCAAACTGCTGGTGACCAGGCTGGGCCTGCACGCCCTGAGCG ACAGCACCGCCTGCTCCGCCGTCACAGCCGTGGGCATCGTGTccacgctgctgctgcacaaGCACCGCCAG GGTGTCCGGCTCTCCCGGCTCATGTCAGACTTCGCGTGGCTCCTGGAGGAGACGCTGGTGCGCCAGCACGACGTGGGCTTCTCGGGGCAGCTCCGCGCCCTGGTGCTGCACAgcctggccctgctcagagctCGCCTCACCCTCTACCACCTCGCACCCCTTGGTGACGTCCTGGTGGTCCCCAAGGTCTCGGTGGAGgcgtgctgggagctgggccaGCACAGCGCAGCCCTGCTGCCCGTCTTCGCCAGCGAGGCGGTGGGAG CCTGCGCCATCCgcgccctgctgctggagatgctgcCCTTCCTGGGGgcggcctcctgccccgccagCATCACGCTGAGCCAGGACGAGCTGCTCCACAagaccctgctgctgctccagctgctgccccccggCCTGCTGGGGCTCCAG ccctgccagcccctcgACCACCAGAGCCAGGACATCTTGGACAAGCTCATCCTGTGcgggctgctggaggctgaggaG TCGGAGAATGAGCACTGGCTGTGCGACCCGGCCCCACGGCGCTACAGCAAGGGGCAGCCCTGGACCGAGGTGGATTTCACCGACAGTGACAGTGACAGCGAGGACGTCTGCAACCGCTGCTTCAAGGTGCGTGGGGGGCTCCCCCCGTCCATGcccctgcagggtgctgaggcTCCACAAACTCGTTTCACTTCGGGCTCTCCCCAGCTCCGAGAGCCCGAAGGCTCGCCCggcctcctcctcttcctctgccgCCTCCTGAGCCCCGTTCTGCAGACCTACACGCGAGCAGCAGCGTTCCTGGAGCAGCCCAGCTGGCCCCAGCCTG AGGCAGCCTGTGTGGGGGCACTGCAGCAGTTCCTAGCAGAGGAGGATGGTTTGG AGCGACCCACCCAGAGCCTGGCGCTGAGCACGCTGCGGACCTTCAAGGAGATGGGG GTGCTGGAGGAGGCGCCAAGCCCTGCGGGGCCCCTTCTGCACCTCACCGAGCCCTTCCGCTGCTCCGAGGGCCGGGGGAAGCTGCGAGCCTTCATCCAGCAGTTCGTGCAGCCGTAG